The Bubalus bubalis isolate 160015118507 breed Murrah chromosome 2, NDDB_SH_1, whole genome shotgun sequence genome includes the window CAATTGGAAGACAGATGAAGCTAAAATATaaggaaatggattttttttttttttagttttttttcttttcttttttttaaatttaaatttatttattttaattggaggctaattactttacaatattgtattggttttgccatacatcaacatgaatccgccacgggtgtacatgtgttcccaatcctgaaaccccctcccacctccctccccataccatccctctgggtcatcccagtgcaccaaccccaaacttcctgtatcctgcatcaaaccttgACTGGCTATtagtttcttacatgatattatacatgtttcaatgccattctcccaaatcatcccaccctctccctctcccacagagtccaaaagactgttctgtacatctgtgtctcttttgctgtctcgcatatagggttgtcgttaccatctttctaaattccatatatatacattagtatactgttttggtgtttttctttctggcttacttcactctgtataataggctccagtttcagccacctcattagaactgattcaaatgtattctttttaatggctgagtaatactccattgtgtctatgtaccacagctttcttatccattcatctggtgatggacatctaggttgtttccatgaaaagatgctcagcatcactcattatcagagaaatgcaaatcaaaaccacaatgaggtaccatttcacgccagtcagaatggctgcgatccaaaaatctacaagcaataaatgctggagaggatgtggagaaaagggaaccctcttacactgttggtgggaatgcaaactggtatagccactatggagaatagtgtggagattcctttaaaaactggaaatagaactgccatacgacccagcaatcccactgctgggcatacacaccgaggaaaccagaattaaaagagacacgtataccccaatgttcatcacagcactgtttataatagccaggacaaagaaatggattttaaagaaatgaaggtTCCTAGTTAgattagagaaagaaaatctgtttCCTCAATTCTAACAAAATCTGGAAAAGTatactaaacttaaaaaaaaatttgataacaGTGTTTGTCACAATTCATGATCCATTTTTACACAGGACTTCATGTcactatattaataatataatatatatgctaatatttatattaaaaatgtttatagtattaatttattcattcttgaTAAAGCAGTGTATTTCTCAGAGCTTGTATGTTGCCTTCTCAGAGGGTATTCGAGGttgttaaataaaaatgctaCATCTTCTTGAGTTTATTAGTTTTGCTTGAAAGTctagataaaatttaaataaatgaacattgaAACTACTATTTTGTATTGGAACAAGTATGGATCTATTATGCTGTGGAAGTTGCATACATTTTTAAGCAAAAACATGGGACCACAAAAAAAATTAGCACTGCTGTTGGAAGTTGCTTCCGATATGCCCCCCCAAATCCTAAGGGTATGTTTTGATTTACCTTCAATATTACAGACATAACAGAGCAAACACTtgagacttaaaaaaattctgaatttttaatatttttacataaatgatgtctgctattttagaattttatacattaaaatacaCAGTTAAATGAATTATAGTACAGGTACTATCAAGCAGGCAAATAAATATAGTACAAtgctgaaaacaaaattaatgaaaaaatttaaatattcttacAAGTATTACTAAAACATcagtaaatttattaaattttatattagtaaattttataaatagcaagtcattaaactgaaaaatattttgtgatataGAAAGAGCAGTAGGAAGCATATTCTACAAGGTAAAATTATCTATTTCAAAACAAAGTCTAGTGTCTATTTATTAGAGGAGCACTAGAAAATTCCCAACGATGTCAAAAACAAATCAAGGCTTAGATAATGTGGCACTACACAGATTCCTCTTTCCTACCATGTGTGAGATCCCATTTTAACATCTACCTTCTAATTCCTTtgaggtgacttccctggtggctcagacggtaaagcatctgtctaccaTGCGggtagacccgggttcaatccctgggttgggaagatcccctggagaaggaaatggcaatccactccaggactattgcctggaaaatcccatgggcagaggaggctggtaggctacagtccatggggtcgcaaaaagtctgactcgactgagcaacttcactaccATTCACTACTAGGGAACAGGCAGAGGAAGAAAACTGGGTGAAAACTCAGCAGGAAACAGGAGTATGTGGGCCCTCCTCCAGGACGCCTTACTCAATTCCATTTAAATAACATACAGCTGACCCTTCAACCACACAGGTGTTCATCTGCCTATAATTTACAGACAGCCTCTTGAATCCTCCGTTCCTAGACTCTGCAGATTTAAGCAGCTTCAGTACTGGTACAGTGCAGTAGTacttactattgaaaaatatccacatataagtgaatctaattcacatataagtgaatctAATTCCTTTGGGACCACAtaatccaggaaaataaaatgtgagtCTAAGTGATGAGTGTCTTTTCTGGAttgacacagtttttaaaaaaacactttttccTACTTCTTGCACTCTTACTCTATGCCATATTTTGAGATGACTGGATCCCAAGATAGATAAAATCTGGATCCCCCAattattggaaagaaagaaagaagcaccaACTTCCCAAGTCAGATTTTATGTGCATAAGAAAtacagtggtggtggtggaagtcactaagttgtgtccaactcttgggaccctgtggactgtagcccgccaggctcctctgcccatgggattttccaggcaaggatactggagtggattgccatttccttctccaggggatcttcccgacccaggaatcgaactcaggaatctaacccaggtctcctgcattgcaggcagattctttaccgacggagctacgagggaagcccaagtattttGTTTTAAACCACTGGGATTTGGAATTGATTTATTACTGCAGCAAAACCTATGTACCTTGACTAATATGAGTACCATACACATAAAATCCCAAATGTAAGaattgtattatttaaatataattgtaaaaaaaacacttaaagctGATACCTGCAGTAAATATTGCAGTTAGGTAAAATATCAGTATTCCCATTATGAATCATGTAAAATTACTAGAAATATAAGCCACTTTTGTTCATGCTGCGCTTTACAACAATAGTCCTGTTTATAAACATAAGCCAGCACATGATTTTCTGAGttagaattataaaatttaaaatccttaaatttctttctaaatctACAGCTTGATTGGTGAGAGTGTTATATAGAGAACACAAACCAGCAAGCAGGTTTAGAGTTGTATTTCTTACATTAGTTGAACTTGTACAGAAAGATGGCACTACTAATACAAAGGTATCCAACTGAAACTTTATCACTCTTTTTACCACAAATACTTTGATTTTTCATAAAGTAAATTCTGGGGAAATTTTTCAGTTAATAACTACATTGGACCATAGCCTTAGGACCACTCGCTTATGGCAATAATTCTACATGAATCAATCTTACGAGTTACTTTAATTTTCTAGATTAAGGGGtagcagaagaaaaaagaaacctgttAAACGAGTTCTAGTATTTTAATCCTTGGTattcagaaggaaaaatacagtGGGGATAGTTAGGTCTTTCTCCTCAATCACACAGCACTAGGTTTTAAGTCAGCAAATCCTTGAAAGTAAAAGGTGAATGAGATTTCAGGTCTTAAATTCCTCACTCATCTGTCTGTGACATGTTCTCAGAccataatgaaataaaactagaaatcagcAACAGAAAGATAACAGGAGAATATCCAAGCCTTTGAAACTTAAGTAATATTCCTCTAAGTAATCCATGgatcaaagagaaaatcaaaggAAATTAGTATTTGGaagtaagtgaaaataaaaatgccacatatcaaaatttgtgggatgcagtGCTTAAAGCATAATACTTAttattaaatgttcattttaaaaaaagaataaagatctcGAATCAATAATCTAAACTTTAccttaaataaaaaactaaaaaagagaaacaaaatgaacCCACATAAAGTAGAAACAAGGAAATACTAAAGAAAAGTATAGAATTCTGATTTAACCCTCCCTgcaacatttcccctttggtaaccacaaatttgcTTTCGGTATCTAtaagtatgtttctgttttgtagataagtccatttattatctttttaaaatgaaattctacataagagtgatatcatatgatatttgtctttctctgagttatttcacttagtataaaaatctctaggtccatcatgtttctgcaaatagcattatttcacctttttttttttttttacatttaggcATAGATGTaagattaaacattttaaaaattttatcttattgTTTAAAAGGTAGATCTCATGTTTAATGTTcgtaccacaattttttaaatgtctttccaTTGTCATAGGTATTTCAAAacagaatacatttatttttggatgtatTACCCATCTGTGGTGGCCTATTGTTAAAATGGTGAGTGGATTATCAGGTTCAGAGTTATTTTAGATAAGATATAGTATTTGAATGAAGCCTAGACTCAATGACAAAGAAGTTGTCTTTTAACTCTAATTTCTTTTGATTCTGTAATTTTGTATGCATTTATGTAACAATTACTAAACATTCTCCTTTGAAATGAAATCCATACAAATGTGCGTGACTTCATGGGTGACCAATAAAGTTAAAATTGATCTTTCTTACTAGAGAAACTTAAGTCTGAACTTATACTGTAGAAAATAAACTGTATATGTTGTAGCAGAATCTAAGATTCAGTTCAACCCAGATGATAATTAACTACTTTTCACTGAAGCAATTCTTGAGGGACAGGTCCATGAAGTCCCATGCTTGAACTCACAGTGTTTACGTGAAACATCAACCACACTGAACAAGTTTGTTCCCTAGTGCCAGGGCAGCACTGATTTCATGGGCTGTCCATAGGCTCATGGGTATCAAGGGCTCAGTGGAAAGTTAAAATGTCTCTGGGTCTATGCTCACTGTTTAATCTTATATGAAAACATCTCAGTCCTTTCCCTACATGAAAATTACAAAGATCAAGCCACCAGCTCAATTCTAGAATAAAGATGTCACTTTTAGGATTAAAAGAGATTGGTTCCTACTGACGAAGATCAGCTCTGGTGAGTGAAACTTCTCtatattttatgaaacattttatagCTGTGCTCCAAAATTTCTATATTTCCTTTCACATTTCGTGTGTTTTTTAAACCATGTTTTTCATGCTTTTGTACCCATTAGTCCTCCTAAATGCTTCTAGCAAATCCACAAATGACCCTCACAATGGTAAATTCAatacttttattgttattttaaatttcctcttacATTAATGAATCTACTGTacatgggggcttctctggtggctcagtggtaaaaaaaaatctgcctgcaatgcaggaggtgcaggagattcgggtttgatccctggtttgggaagatcccctggagaaggacacggcaacccactgcagtattcttgcctggagaatcccttagacagaagaacctggtgaactacagtccacagggtcacaaagagtcagacacaactgaagcaacttagcacacattgtacattattttttttttcttttaaaatatctgtcttCCATTGGCTCTATGATGTCACTCCTTACAGGTGTTCTTCTTCTGTAAATattctttctcagtctgactcAGTCCTCTTCTCTACATCTATTTAAATTTGATGGTATCTAAAAGTCTATCCTCAGACctcatttccattctttttttaactcaaaagTATTCTTGTAAGAGCACTCTTACTGAATTGGGGGTGTTTCAAGCACTGCCATAGTCTTCTGAGTTCCAAATCCTCATATCTAACTTTATGGTTGGCACACCTCTGACTGGGCTTCTCCCATCAGAACTCATTTCTTCTCCCAATCATCTCCCTGTCACTGTTATCTGTttcaaaaaataggaaaatttatCTTTCATCTGCACATTCATCTTATCTGCTTATTATCTCTCCAGAAAGTTCTCATAACTTTTTTCAACCTATGTGAAGCTGTTGATCACATTAAGAAgttcaatttttgaaaaaaaggcTAAAGATTTTTCTGAATTAAATATTACCACATTCCCATGAAGATAAATTTGTCTTGATTTTAGTAGCTCTTTGCTGAGTACACTTAGTTACTTGACTAATAACTATATCAATATCATACATTCTTTGCTGCTGTTCTTTGGCTTCCTAAACAGAGTCAGCCTTGCTATCTTCAGAGTGACATGGCCAACCTGACCTCAGTGAGTGGATTCCTCCTCGTGGGGTTTTCTGCTGACCGTAAGCTTCAGATTTTACACGCACTACTGTTTTTGGTGACATACCTGCTGGCCTTGACAGGCAACCTCCTCATTATCACCATAACTACCTTGGACCATCGCCTCCATTCCCCCATGTATTACTTCTTGAAGCACCTCTCTCTTCTGGACCTGTGTTTCATCTCTGTCACAGTCCCCCAGGCCATCGCAAATTCACTTATGAACAATGGTTACATTTCCCTTGATCAGTGCATTCTTCAAGTTTTCTTCTTCATAGCTCTGGCCTCGTCAGAAGTGGCCATCCTCACAGTGATGTCTTATGACCGGTATGTAGCCATCTGTCAACCACTGCAATATGAGACCATTATGGACCCCTGTGCCCGTAGGCATGCAGTGATAGCTGTGTGGGTTGCTGGGGGCCTCTCTGGGCTCATGCACGCAGCTGTTAACTTCTCCATACCGCTCTGTGGGGAAAGAGTCATTCACCAATTCTTCTGTGATGTTCCTCAGATGCTGAAACTAGCCTGTTCTTATGAATTCATTAATGAGATTGCAGTGGCTGCATTCACAACCTCAACAGCATTTATTTGTTTGATCTCTATTGTGCTTTCCTACATTTGCATCTTCTCTGCAGTGCTGAGAATTCCATCAGCTGAGGGAAGAACCAAAGTCTTCTCTACCTGCCTACCCCACCTATTTGTAGTCACCTTCTTCCTCTCAGCTGCAGGCTTTGAGTTTCTAAGACCTCCTTCTGATTCCCAGTCAGCTATGGATCTCATGTTCTCCATCTTCTATACTGTGATACCTCCAACGCTCAATCCAGTTATCTATAGTTTACGGAATGAAGCCATGAAGGCAGCTCTGAGGAAGATACTGTCAAAAGAAGAATTCACTCAGAGAAAGATGCatttaaaagccatttttaaaCTCTAAAGTACCATACAAATAAAAGGTACTGTTATTATGTTTCAGACTGTAGGAGGAATAAATCTGATTTCTTTCCGGAACTCCCTTCTAACTTTTCCGTTCTTTATAGTCTTCTCAAAACATAATTCTTCAGAATTTAAGATGTTATGGTTCTAGGGATATTGGTCTTCTTTCcacaaattcaatttttatttttaggcatCTTACAgcattttttctgaaataaaagagaaaaggcaattaGTTTGGGACTTGGTGAGCATAATTTAAAGCTGGCTTTTAGAGATACatgtgtatagctgagtcccttcgtgttcacctgaaactatcacaacattgttaacaaaTAGATTCCAGACTGCTGCCAAATAAGCTGATTGTGTTCATGAGATAGTGTATCTATGGTGTATTATGTGATTTCCAACAGACCTCCAGGTTTCTTTTGTGCATTAAGTACCCATAttaattttcccttccttttatgTATTATAATAGCTTTCCCCATACCTATTTATTCAGTCTCTAATAAATGTCAGGTATATTacatacattttccttttaattttatcaaGCAACTGTTCTACCTATGCCCCATTCTATCAATTAGGACACTAAATTTAGAGGAGATTAATTTCTTGCAACTTCTCAAAGAATAGCAAATATGTGATTCAAAGTAATATTTGTCTGATTCCAAGCTCACTTATTTGCCTCTACTCATTGCAAATGATTTGTTtctccatgtgtgtgcatgctaagtcgtttcagttgtgtccaactctttgcgaccctatgtgaGTATACGTGTTTTTGTATCATCTGTAAAAATAAGCATATTCTACTATTATACACTAATGAGATAGCCTTCAGCAGAAGGCTGTTGTAGCCTTTAAAACAGTAAATCTATGTCCTTACAGCTTCAGAAGAAGCCTTTGTaatataaattgaataaatttatAGTCATATGATTAttactgaaaaatattaataaaatataaaagatggtAAGAGAATTCAGAAATTACAAAACAACATCATGGACTTAcattcatttttaagtatacttATAAAGTAgttgcatatatttaaataataaatttattatttataaatatattatttataaattatatattatttataaataataaatttaatggaCTGAGCCTCTTTATGAGATTTTCAGGTACTGTTGCTAAATTTGTTTTA containing:
- the LOC102409823 gene encoding olfactory receptor 14J1, whose protein sequence is MANLTSVSGFLLVGFSADRKLQILHALLFLVTYLLALTGNLLIITITTLDHRLHSPMYYFLKHLSLLDLCFISVTVPQAIANSLMNNGYISLDQCILQVFFFIALASSEVAILTVMSYDRYVAICQPLQYETIMDPCARRHAVIAVWVAGGLSGLMHAAVNFSIPLCGERVIHQFFCDVPQMLKLACSYEFINEIAVAAFTTSTAFICLISIVLSYICIFSAVLRIPSAEGRTKVFSTCLPHLFVVTFFLSAAGFEFLRPPSDSQSAMDLMFSIFYTVIPPTLNPVIYSLRNEAMKAALRKILSKEEFTQRKMHLKAIFKL